Below is a window of Halomicrobium mukohataei DSM 12286 DNA.
CACGTCGGCTCCCGCGGCCGAGTGCAGTTCCTATCTGGAGGGTCACGACCGGATTCACTCCCGGACGGGACTTAAACGGTGAGCGTGATTTACAGGGCCAGAAAGTCTGTGCTTTTGTCTATTAAAGGAGAGAAGAATTTGCTATACATCCACCATTTCGCGTAGCTATCGGGATAGATACCTGTATAAGGTATATCGATGCACGAGACCACAATTAGGGAAACGGTTTTTAGCGACCGTGCCACGAGTCCCAGTAACATGGTACAGTGTGACAGCTGCGACGGCGAAGTCCGCGAAGTGTGGCGACACCGCAAACACGCCGAATCGATGACCCACCGGCGTATCGAGTGGGTCTGTCCCGACTGCCACCCCGAGCTGCCCGCGACGGTCGAGACGCCGACGAGGGCCGGGCGGGCCATCGCCGACGGGGGCCAGCCGACTGCAGCGTGTCCGATCTGCTCGGCCGCGACAGTCAACGGACAGGGCCTGTGCAGTTGCACCGAGTGTGGCTGGACCGGACGGCTCTGATACCGTCGTCCGTCACGATCTCCGACCCGTCTTCGCGAGGGCCGCACGGTAGCTCCCGTCCCAGCCGGGCCGGACCACGTCTTCGACGCTCCAGGGGCCCGGGACCGTCGCTTCTCGCAGTCGCTCCGGGCCGAACAGTCGAAACTGCAGAATCTCGCTCGTCTCGCCCTCGTACTCGAAGGTCATCACCCGATGGGCGAGTCCCGGCGTCGGGTCCGCTCGGTAGCCGACGAGCTCTTCGACGCCGTCGGCGGCCGGATCGTAGCTGTGGACGACGGCGGTCGCGTCCGCCGTCGTGACGTGGGCCAGATCGGCGAGAAACTGCCGGAGTCCGTCCATCGAGCCCGCGAGACAGATCTGCGTGCCGATAGCCAGTGCCGACTGGAAGCGGTCGCGCTCGAAGCGGTCGGGCAGCGCGAACATGTCGCCACGTCTGGGGTCCTCGACGCCTCGCTCTCGCATGGTCTCGACGAGCGCGTCGCTTGGGTCGATGGCGACTGTCTCGAACCGCTCCTGGAAGTACAGCGCGTGTCGGCCGGTGCCCGCGCCGAGATCGAGCAGGGGGCCGTCGAGCCAGGATTCGAGCCACTCGCCGTGGCCCTCGCCGTCGAACGGCTCGAAGTAGAACGCCTCGATGGGGTGGTGTTCGGTGTCGTCGCCGTCTCTCACGAGCAGGGGAGCCGTCCGCTCTCCTCGGTGGTGGTCGCGGATCGCGCGGCCGAACGCGTCGGACATGGACGACGGTGGTCGCTCCTCAAATTTGTGTGTTATTGTGACATGGTGTCGTGGGACGTGGGGCCGATCGGCCGCGTCAGTCCAGGTCGGCCAGAATCTCCTCGGCGTGGCCCTCGGGGGAGACGCCCTCGTAGACGCGTTCGATCACGCCGTCGGGGTCGATCACGTACGTGTTTCGGAAGACGCCGTCGAAGGTGTTTCCGAACATG
It encodes the following:
- a CDS encoding class I SAM-dependent methyltransferase, which gives rise to MSDAFGRAIRDHHRGERTAPLLVRDGDDTEHHPIEAFYFEPFDGEGHGEWLESWLDGPLLDLGAGTGRHALYFQERFETVAIDPSDALVETMRERGVEDPRRGDMFALPDRFERDRFQSALAIGTQICLAGSMDGLRQFLADLAHVTTADATAVVHSYDPAADGVEELVGYRADPTPGLAHRVMTFEYEGETSEILQFRLFGPERLREATVPGPWSVEDVVRPGWDGSYRAALAKTGRRS